In Sphingobium sp. EP60837, one genomic interval encodes:
- a CDS encoding flavin-containing monooxygenase — MTVALTEDQKLPLAEDQALRDALAAADLPTLLMTYVHLSRDMALLDKFQPHVHALSSGKQTAVPDDLAAELREKMRALLTSPNEADLTIPEPALLQRIMSVGMGEPVSKEFIPLLLEQSGLGPQHDRSHRPARQQIPQGFKVLIIGAGISGLAAAIKLKEGGYDFEVIEKNSEVGGTWWVARYPGAGVDTPSHFYSYSFALNPEWSTYRPRGREMLDYLIRASHSYGVRDHIHFETEVLGMRWIEDEQVWEVELNDKHGGKSTVRANAVINAHGRLSRWVWPKIEGLKDFEGPLVHTAEWDPDLDLKGKRVAMVGTGASAAQCGPAIVDEVEHLTVFMRSGHWVVPSEWAAAKVPEGVQWAMRHIPFYLAWFRFGIYWTGSDGLYSNLIKDPEWPAESPSVSLVNERLRKFCMSNLEAKLGDRPDLMEKLTPDCPVFSKRIVMDTNWLTMFRRDNVTLETAGIERVLPGAIRTADGTEHRVDAIILATGYDVARMAGWLDIIGRDGVNLRELWGDEDPVGYFGLMVPGFPNYFHIMGPNAGPNHGAGVNLMAEAQVHYILECLDHLVETGASAMEPTEDANATFNDRVQGQMPKMIWTHPKANSYYKNSKGRVIGSWPFRMLDYWNESREPKLDDFVIHEKATAEETAA, encoded by the coding sequence ATGACCGTTGCGCTGACCGAAGATCAGAAACTGCCGCTTGCCGAAGACCAGGCGCTGCGCGATGCGTTGGCGGCGGCTGACCTGCCGACATTGCTGATGACCTATGTGCATCTGAGCCGCGACATGGCCCTGCTCGACAAGTTTCAGCCGCATGTCCATGCGCTGAGTTCTGGTAAGCAGACTGCTGTTCCCGACGATCTGGCGGCGGAGCTTCGCGAGAAGATGCGGGCGTTGCTGACCAGTCCGAACGAGGCCGATTTGACCATCCCAGAGCCCGCGCTGCTGCAGCGGATCATGAGTGTCGGCATGGGGGAACCGGTTTCGAAAGAGTTCATCCCGTTGCTGCTCGAACAATCGGGTCTTGGGCCGCAGCATGACCGGTCGCACCGCCCTGCGCGCCAGCAGATCCCGCAGGGGTTCAAGGTGCTGATCATCGGCGCGGGCATCAGCGGCCTCGCCGCCGCGATCAAGCTGAAGGAAGGCGGCTATGATTTCGAGGTAATCGAGAAGAATTCCGAGGTCGGCGGCACTTGGTGGGTGGCGCGCTATCCGGGTGCTGGCGTCGATACGCCGAGCCATTTCTATTCCTATTCCTTCGCGCTCAATCCTGAATGGTCCACCTACCGTCCGCGTGGGCGCGAGATGCTCGACTATCTGATCCGCGCGTCCCACAGCTATGGCGTGCGCGACCATATCCACTTCGAAACCGAAGTGCTGGGCATGCGCTGGATCGAGGATGAGCAGGTCTGGGAGGTCGAGCTCAACGACAAGCATGGCGGCAAGTCCACCGTGCGGGCCAATGCCGTCATCAATGCGCATGGACGCCTTAGCCGCTGGGTCTGGCCCAAGATCGAGGGTCTGAAGGACTTTGAAGGGCCACTGGTCCACACTGCCGAATGGGACCCGGACCTGGACCTGAAGGGCAAGCGGGTGGCGATGGTCGGCACGGGCGCGAGCGCCGCGCAGTGCGGCCCTGCGATCGTCGATGAGGTGGAGCATCTCACCGTCTTCATGCGGTCCGGCCATTGGGTGGTGCCGAGCGAATGGGCCGCCGCCAAGGTGCCCGAAGGCGTGCAATGGGCGATGCGGCACATCCCCTTCTATCTCGCCTGGTTCCGTTTTGGCATCTATTGGACCGGGTCGGACGGGCTCTATTCCAACCTGATTAAGGATCCCGAATGGCCCGCCGAGAGCCCTTCGGTTTCGCTGGTTAACGAACGGCTGCGAAAGTTCTGCATGTCGAACTTGGAGGCGAAGCTGGGCGACCGGCCGGACCTGATGGAAAAGCTGACGCCGGACTGCCCGGTTTTTTCCAAGCGGATCGTCATGGACACCAACTGGCTGACCATGTTCCGCCGCGATAATGTGACGCTGGAGACGGCGGGGATCGAGCGCGTGCTCCCTGGTGCGATCAGGACCGCCGATGGCACCGAACATCGCGTCGATGCCATCATTCTGGCGACCGGCTATGATGTGGCGCGCATGGCGGGATGGCTGGACATTATCGGGCGTGATGGCGTCAACCTGCGAGAGCTATGGGGCGATGAGGACCCGGTCGGTTATTTCGGGCTGATGGTCCCTGGCTTCCCGAATTATTTCCACATCATGGGTCCCAATGCGGGTCCGAACCATGGCGCGGGCGTCAACCTGATGGCAGAGGCGCAGGTTCATTATATCCTGGAGTGCCTGGATCATCTGGTGGAAACCGGGGCGAGCGCGATGGAGCCGACGGAGGACGCCAACGCTACGTTCAACGATCGGGTGCAGGGTCAGATGCCCAAGATGATCTGGACCCATCCCAAGGCCAACAGCTACTACAAGAACAGCAAGGGCCGGGTGATCGGCTCCTGGCCTTTCCGCATGCTCGACTATTGGAATGAATCGCGCGAGCCGAAGCTCGACGACTTCGTCATCCATGAGAAGGCGACGGCGGAAGAGACGGCCGCCTGA
- a CDS encoding NAD-dependent epimerase/dehydratase family protein, whose protein sequence is MRFVLCPRLPTPYCHAMTAPLPLEGCKILITGPAGQIAFPLARALADKNEVWGIARFSDAAQRREVELAGIRTLAIDLGQPDFSGLPSNFTHLLHLAATVQGEDYDGAISVNAEGTGLLLSHCRTVEAALIMSTVSVYRPHPDPCHAYREDDPLGDAMLPGMAAYSVAKIAQESVARYCAREFNIPITIARMGASYGPRGGLPTLVAQTVSQGRPWTTRSDPCPYNPIHDDDLFAQLPSLLAAASTPATIVNWAGDEMVSVQQMAAFAGELLGMPARIEITPAPGAQPGSGVDNARRLAITGPCRVGWRDGLRRVLAQLYPGRAPTKNAPLPPGS, encoded by the coding sequence ATGCGCTTCGTGCTGTGCCCGCGGCTACCCACACCCTATTGCCACGCCATGACGGCACCACTCCCCCTAGAAGGATGCAAGATCCTGATCACCGGTCCTGCCGGCCAAATCGCTTTCCCATTGGCCCGCGCTCTCGCCGACAAAAATGAAGTCTGGGGCATCGCCCGCTTCAGTGACGCGGCACAGCGGCGGGAGGTGGAGCTGGCGGGCATCCGCACTCTGGCCATCGACCTGGGACAGCCCGATTTCTCTGGCCTGCCCAGCAACTTCACCCATCTGCTGCATCTCGCCGCAACTGTGCAGGGCGAAGATTATGACGGCGCGATCAGCGTCAATGCCGAGGGCACCGGTCTCCTTCTGTCCCACTGCCGCACGGTTGAGGCCGCACTCATCATGTCCACCGTTTCGGTGTATAGGCCGCATCCCGATCCTTGCCACGCCTATCGTGAGGATGATCCGCTCGGCGACGCGATGCTGCCCGGCATGGCCGCCTATTCGGTGGCGAAGATTGCGCAGGAGTCCGTCGCCCGATACTGCGCGCGCGAGTTCAACATCCCCATCACCATCGCGCGCATGGGCGCTTCCTACGGCCCGCGCGGCGGCCTGCCCACGCTGGTTGCGCAAACGGTCTCGCAGGGCCGCCCCTGGACCACACGGTCAGACCCCTGCCCTTATAATCCTATCCACGACGACGATTTGTTCGCCCAGCTCCCCTCGTTGCTTGCCGCCGCCAGCACACCGGCAACGATCGTCAACTGGGCCGGTGACGAGATGGTGAGCGTGCAACAGATGGCGGCCTTCGCGGGCGAACTGCTCGGCATGCCCGCCCGAATCGAGATTACTCCAGCCCCCGGCGCTCAGCCGGGGTCAGGCGTCGATAATGCCCGCCGCCTCGCGATCACCGGGCCGTGTCGGGTCGGCTGGCGCGATGGACTGCGCCGCGTCTTGGCACAGCTTTATCCCGGCCGGGCTCCAACGAAAAATGCCCCCTTGCCGCCCGGTAGCTGA
- a CDS encoding lipocalin-like domain-containing protein, whose translation MSGLPQRLTRPEMNAAQAFAAFTGGWQLVLWTTFHSDGTKDYPFGTDAVGQIMYSADGHMSCHLMRPDRPLFGKPSVYQVSDEELGASMRGYSGYFGRYSIDAMAGVITHHVDGAWYPDWIGSDQPRRYAFSGDRLFLETEIGTDLVRIEWRRVVTDEARRLNEA comes from the coding sequence ATGAGCGGCCTGCCCCAGAGACTGACCCGGCCCGAGATGAACGCAGCGCAGGCCTTCGCCGCCTTTACCGGCGGATGGCAGCTGGTGTTGTGGACAACCTTTCACTCGGACGGGACGAAGGATTATCCCTTTGGAACCGATGCCGTAGGCCAGATCATGTATAGCGCCGATGGGCATATGAGTTGCCATCTGATGCGGCCCGACCGGCCGCTGTTCGGGAAGCCCAGCGTCTATCAGGTGAGCGATGAGGAACTTGGCGCGTCTATGCGCGGCTATAGCGGTTATTTTGGCCGATATTCGATTGATGCCATGGCAGGCGTCATCACCCATCATGTCGATGGCGCATGGTATCCCGACTGGATCGGTTCCGACCAGCCGCGCCGCTATGCCTTCTCCGGCGACAGGCTCTTTCTGGAGACAGAGATCGGCACAGACTTGGTGCGGATCGAATGGCGGCGGGTGGTTACGGATGAAGCGAGGCGGCTAAACGAAGCTTGA
- a CDS encoding NUDIX domain-containing protein, whose amino-acid sequence MSTARAPTIRIAAALIDSDRGRMLLVRKAGTPWFMQAGGKIEESETPFPAPQRELLEELGGRCTRMKPVYRPIFLPRSR is encoded by the coding sequence ATGAGCACCGCCCGCGCCCCAACGATCCGCATCGCCGCCGCCCTGATCGACAGCGATAGAGGTCGCATGCTCCTTGTGCGCAAAGCGGGGACGCCTTGGTTTATGCAGGCAGGCGGCAAGATTGAAGAGAGCGAAACCCCCTTCCCCGCACCGCAACGCGAATTGCTGGAAGAGTTGGGTGGACGCTGCACGAGGATGAAACCCGTATATCGGCCAATTTTCCTCCCCCGCAGCCGATGA
- a CDS encoding nuclear transport factor 2 family protein — MIEANRRQVLRFFEGLTAGAFPDDLFAPDLTCWTTAGDMEAGLYRAVPRMLKSLFQDGLAFHIDAIIAEADRAAAQVRSKGVFEGDQLYTNDYAFIFGFKDGRISSVAEHLNPLRVPEALAARMMAAMHG, encoded by the coding sequence ATGATTGAGGCAAACCGGCGGCAAGTGCTTCGCTTTTTCGAAGGGCTTACCGCCGGCGCCTTCCCGGACGATCTCTTCGCCCCGGACCTCACTTGCTGGACCACCGCCGGTGATATGGAGGCGGGCCTGTATCGGGCTGTGCCGCGGATGCTGAAGTCCCTCTTCCAAGATGGACTTGCCTTTCACATTGACGCCATCATTGCCGAAGCGGACCGCGCCGCAGCGCAAGTCCGATCGAAGGGCGTCTTCGAGGGCGATCAGCTCTACACCAACGATTATGCCTTCATCTTCGGCTTCAAGGACGGCCGCATTTCGTCCGTGGCGGAACATCTTAACCCCCTTCGCGTGCCTGAAGCGCTTGCGGCGCGGATGATGGCGGCCATGCACGGCTGA
- a CDS encoding glucose 1-dehydrogenase, whose product MTGRLQDKVAIITGGARGMGEATVRLFAREGAKVVIADVLEAEGQALAAELGDLAMFQRLDVSDEGSWTALVDAVMARHGRIDALVNNAAVVAFTPIIALTSEQIDRVLGINVKGTMLGLKHVGGAMCAAGRGAIVNISSVDGLRGANSLALYSSSKWAVRGLTKTAALEFGHLGVRVNSVHPGGVNTVMGNPQALEGEAKNAGYERVPMQRIGEPEEIAAASLFLCSDEASYICGAELSVDGGWSAGYYHHYLPGAPASLTSI is encoded by the coding sequence ATGACCGGAAGGTTGCAGGACAAGGTCGCCATCATCACCGGCGGAGCGCGCGGCATGGGCGAAGCAACGGTGCGTCTGTTCGCCCGCGAAGGCGCGAAGGTCGTCATCGCCGACGTGTTGGAGGCGGAAGGTCAGGCACTGGCCGCGGAGCTGGGCGATCTCGCCATGTTCCAGCGGCTAGACGTGTCTGACGAGGGCAGCTGGACGGCATTGGTGGACGCCGTGATGGCGCGCCATGGCCGGATCGACGCACTGGTCAATAACGCAGCCGTCGTGGCCTTCACCCCCATCATCGCGCTGACCTCCGAACAGATCGACCGGGTGCTCGGCATCAATGTGAAGGGGACCATGTTGGGCCTCAAACATGTTGGCGGCGCGATGTGCGCCGCCGGGCGTGGGGCGATCGTCAACATCTCGTCCGTCGATGGCTTGCGGGGCGCGAATTCGCTTGCGCTTTATAGCAGCTCGAAGTGGGCCGTGCGCGGGCTGACCAAGACCGCGGCGCTGGAATTCGGCCATCTCGGCGTGCGCGTGAACAGCGTGCATCCCGGCGGCGTCAACACCGTCATGGGCAATCCCCAGGCGCTGGAGGGCGAGGCCAAAAATGCCGGTTATGAACGCGTTCCGATGCAGCGCATCGGCGAACCGGAGGAAATCGCCGCAGCCAGCCTGTTCCTCTGCTCTGACGAGGCGAGCTACATCTGCGGTGCCGAATTGTCGGTCGATGGCGGTTGGTCTGCGGGCTACTACCACCATTATCTGCCCGGCGCGCCCGCATCGCTGACGTCGATCTGA
- a CDS encoding SDR family NAD(P)-dependent oxidoreductase produces the protein MKTHVIVTGAAGVLGRAVTKALEEAGHKVTGIDRAPDAGAVGAGAYLGNIDLTDPAAASAAIEKAIGASGPLGALVNVAGTFRWETIADGDIATWATMFDINLRTAVNAVRAALPSLRDGGGAVVSIGAASAIKAAAGMGAYAASKAGIAKLTEALAEEEKDNGVRVNAVLPSIIDTPANRADMASADFTRWVSPAQIASVIAFLLSDGASAITGACIPVTGRV, from the coding sequence ATGAAGACGCACGTGATCGTGACCGGCGCGGCAGGCGTGCTGGGCCGGGCCGTGACGAAGGCGCTGGAAGAAGCTGGGCATAAGGTGACCGGCATCGACCGCGCACCGGACGCGGGCGCGGTAGGTGCTGGCGCCTATCTCGGCAACATCGATCTCACCGATCCTGCGGCAGCGTCTGCCGCGATCGAAAAGGCGATCGGCGCGAGCGGCCCATTAGGAGCGCTCGTCAATGTGGCGGGCACCTTCCGCTGGGAAACCATCGCGGATGGCGACATCGCCACCTGGGCCACGATGTTCGACATCAACCTGCGCACGGCCGTCAATGCAGTTCGGGCCGCGCTGCCGTCCCTTCGTGACGGCGGTGGCGCGGTGGTTAGCATCGGCGCGGCCTCGGCGATCAAGGCGGCGGCGGGCATGGGCGCCTATGCCGCGAGCAAGGCGGGCATCGCCAAGCTGACCGAAGCTCTGGCCGAGGAAGAAAAGGACAATGGCGTGCGCGTCAACGCGGTTCTGCCCTCGATCATCGACACGCCCGCCAACCGGGCCGACATGGCCAGCGCCGATTTCACCCGTTGGGTTTCGCCTGCGCAGATCGCGAGCGTCATCGCCTTCCTGCTGTCCGATGGCGCATCTGCCATCACAGGCGCTTGCATCCCTGTCACCGGCCGCGTCTGA
- a CDS encoding SDR family NAD(P)-dependent oxidoreductase, translating to MTEEEKVFSGGVAVITGAGAGIGMGLARRCGEIGMTVVVTDIDKGRADKVAAEIVAAGGKAEAIQLDVSKPEALDALAQDVFDRHGAVRLLINNAGIETIGKVWEIPTARWEATLNINIHGVVHGVRAFVPHMLRVGQEAWIANLASIGSFGQMPTQTAYIMSKHAIQSFSECLYLEMQVAKAPINVCSIIPGMLKTSIFDAEAGVGEPENAASHRATMAHMMANYGMDLDEGSRVFVEGLAARKFWISSQPEMTEQAVAGRIAFFQNQSNPELGEQQRALLGI from the coding sequence ATGACTGAAGAAGAAAAGGTTTTTTCTGGCGGCGTTGCCGTCATCACCGGCGCGGGTGCTGGCATCGGCATGGGCCTTGCCCGCCGCTGCGGTGAAATCGGCATGACCGTTGTCGTGACCGACATCGACAAAGGCCGGGCTGACAAGGTCGCCGCCGAGATCGTGGCGGCAGGCGGCAAGGCAGAGGCCATCCAGCTCGATGTGTCCAAACCCGAAGCGCTTGACGCGCTCGCCCAGGATGTGTTCGACCGTCATGGCGCCGTCCGACTGTTGATCAACAATGCCGGCATCGAAACCATCGGCAAGGTCTGGGAAATCCCGACCGCCCGGTGGGAAGCGACGCTCAACATTAACATCCACGGCGTCGTCCATGGCGTGCGCGCTTTCGTGCCGCACATGCTGCGCGTTGGCCAGGAGGCATGGATCGCTAACCTCGCCTCGATCGGCTCCTTCGGCCAGATGCCGACCCAGACCGCCTATATCATGAGCAAGCACGCGATCCAGTCGTTCAGCGAGTGTCTCTATCTGGAAATGCAGGTGGCAAAGGCGCCGATCAACGTATGCTCGATCATTCCGGGCATGCTGAAAACCAGCATCTTCGACGCCGAAGCAGGCGTAGGCGAGCCGGAAAACGCCGCTTCGCACCGTGCGACTATGGCGCATATGATGGCCAATTACGGCATGGACCTGGACGAAGGCTCCCGCGTCTTCGTCGAAGGCCTCGCCGCCCGCAAATTCTGGATTTCCAGCCAGCCCGAAATGACGGAACAGGCCGTCGCGGGGCGGATCGCCTTCTTCCAGAACCAGAGCAATCCCGAACTGGGCGAGCAACAGCGCGCCTTGCTCGGCATTTAA
- a CDS encoding TonB-dependent receptor: MSSEIRRRQRLPLLATSMMAGVAVNLLAPAAFAQTEAQPQAEEQGGGIADIIVTANRRQERNQDVPIAITAFSPDRLEQQGIAKEQDLQASVPSLIVGPNGQGSRDAQSFTIRGQGATFQASPGVVVYMNEVPLPAGITLSQQGGPGNFVDLENLQVLSGPQGTLFGRNTTGGAVLLVPKKPTNNFGGWMKGEIGNYDRRYVEGAVNIPVIEDKLLVRVVGAFHDRDGYTRDVVWNKDRDDEHWYSGRIGVTFKPTETIENYTMIYGAKSSNNGSGFVHKGYNIEGAGGLAQLGLCSNTPVTASGPFSCDVYRAATARADALGPRQTALGVDIFSRTKTWGITNTTDFELGDELTLRNIASFQKLKLDYAYDSDGTVLQQHDVDPNRLPAPGQVVLPGTNIPLTYYNENDPGFPRDDLKQFTEELQLQGSTLEKQLTYTVGGFYYDQRPSGTQAGSAIVYCPAFATGTDVDTPGYPVVCPGNYSTYGTTQTSKAVYAQATFDFGAVSSALESLRLTGGYRHTWDKIRGYSTAYLPQIGGTTAKCSSTGTIVPIGTAGADCTYTAELNSKASTWLIGLDYKVVRDVLLFGKVSRGYKAGGFNQQAVFTNTRTFQPETVTSYEAGFKADFRVADVPFRLNTSAYLLDYKNIQRAGADFNPGSGAGGAVVRNADARIKGVEVEASMQPFQGLEIGGNFSHTDAKYKKYEYTTNTGGFGCNGGVAPGGTVDLSCLPFQYVSPYIWSIHANATMPVGDDMGKLNFFVNYSHTSRQYTDPGNVPALQPGAYLEAFGLLNMSLDWNDVARSGFDVGLFVTNATNKLYRISNTNVFQGGGLLYQSTLYGEPRMYGLRLKYRFGGE; encoded by the coding sequence ATGTCTTCTGAAATTCGCCGGCGGCAGCGCTTGCCGCTTCTCGCCACCAGCATGATGGCCGGTGTCGCCGTAAATCTGCTGGCGCCCGCCGCGTTCGCTCAAACCGAAGCTCAACCTCAAGCGGAAGAGCAGGGTGGCGGCATTGCCGACATCATCGTTACGGCCAACCGCCGTCAGGAGCGCAATCAGGACGTTCCGATCGCCATCACCGCTTTCTCGCCGGACCGGCTGGAACAGCAGGGCATCGCGAAGGAACAGGACCTGCAGGCCAGCGTCCCCTCGCTGATCGTTGGTCCCAACGGCCAGGGATCGCGTGACGCGCAGTCCTTCACCATCCGCGGCCAGGGCGCAACCTTCCAGGCTTCGCCGGGCGTCGTCGTTTACATGAACGAAGTCCCGCTGCCCGCAGGCATCACGCTCAGCCAGCAGGGTGGCCCCGGCAACTTCGTTGATCTGGAAAATCTTCAGGTCCTGTCCGGTCCGCAGGGCACGCTGTTCGGCCGCAACACGACCGGCGGCGCGGTGCTGCTGGTGCCCAAGAAGCCGACCAACAATTTCGGCGGCTGGATGAAGGGTGAGATCGGCAATTATGACCGCCGCTATGTCGAAGGCGCGGTGAATATTCCGGTCATCGAAGACAAGCTGCTGGTCCGCGTCGTCGGCGCCTTCCATGATCGTGACGGTTATACGCGCGATGTCGTGTGGAACAAGGATCGCGACGACGAGCATTGGTATTCGGGCCGCATCGGCGTAACGTTCAAGCCGACCGAGACCATCGAAAACTACACGATGATCTATGGCGCAAAGTCGAGCAACAATGGGTCGGGCTTCGTACATAAGGGTTATAACATCGAAGGCGCTGGCGGCCTCGCCCAACTGGGACTGTGCTCCAACACCCCGGTTACAGCAAGCGGCCCGTTTTCCTGTGACGTTTATCGTGCCGCTACGGCTCGAGCAGACGCACTTGGCCCCCGGCAGACCGCGTTGGGCGTCGATATCTTCTCGCGCACGAAGACTTGGGGCATCACCAACACGACCGATTTCGAGCTGGGCGACGAACTGACGCTGCGCAACATCGCCAGCTTCCAGAAGCTAAAGCTGGACTATGCCTATGACAGCGACGGCACGGTCCTGCAGCAGCATGACGTCGATCCCAATCGCCTGCCCGCGCCGGGCCAGGTGGTGCTGCCCGGCACCAACATCCCGCTCACCTATTACAACGAGAATGATCCGGGCTTCCCGCGCGACGACTTGAAGCAGTTCACGGAAGAATTGCAATTGCAGGGTTCCACGCTGGAAAAGCAACTGACCTACACCGTCGGCGGCTTCTATTATGACCAGCGGCCGAGCGGCACGCAGGCCGGCAGCGCGATCGTTTACTGTCCGGCATTCGCCACCGGAACGGACGTCGACACTCCCGGTTATCCCGTCGTATGCCCCGGCAACTACAGCACCTATGGCACTACGCAGACGTCCAAGGCGGTCTATGCTCAGGCGACGTTTGACTTCGGAGCGGTGTCGTCTGCTCTGGAGAGCCTTCGCCTGACCGGCGGCTATCGCCACACCTGGGACAAGATCCGCGGCTACTCCACCGCTTACCTGCCGCAGATTGGGGGCACGACCGCGAAGTGCAGTTCAACCGGCACGATCGTACCGATCGGGACTGCCGGGGCTGACTGCACCTATACTGCCGAACTGAACAGCAAGGCGTCCACCTGGCTGATCGGTCTGGACTACAAGGTAGTTCGCGACGTGCTGCTGTTCGGGAAGGTTAGCCGCGGCTACAAGGCTGGCGGTTTTAACCAGCAGGCCGTGTTCACCAATACCCGCACCTTCCAGCCGGAAACCGTGACTTCCTATGAAGCCGGTTTCAAGGCCGATTTCCGGGTCGCCGACGTTCCGTTCCGCCTGAACACCAGCGCCTATCTGTTGGACTATAAGAACATCCAGCGGGCAGGCGCGGACTTCAACCCCGGATCGGGCGCCGGTGGCGCGGTGGTCCGCAACGCCGACGCCCGGATCAAGGGTGTAGAGGTCGAAGCTTCGATGCAGCCGTTCCAGGGCCTGGAGATCGGCGGCAACTTCAGCCACACTGATGCGAAATACAAGAAGTATGAGTATACGACCAACACCGGCGGTTTCGGTTGCAACGGCGGTGTCGCGCCCGGTGGGACGGTGGACCTGAGCTGCCTGCCCTTCCAATATGTGTCGCCCTATATCTGGAGCATTCATGCCAATGCGACGATGCCGGTCGGCGACGACATGGGTAAGCTGAACTTCTTCGTGAACTATTCGCACACCTCGCGTCAGTACACCGATCCGGGCAATGTGCCTGCGCTGCAGCCGGGCGCGTATCTGGAAGCGTTCGGCCTGCTCAACATGTCGCTCGACTGGAACGACGTTGCACGCAGCGGGTTCGACGTGGGCCTGTTCGTCACCAATGCGACCAACAAGCTCTACCGGATCAGCAACACCAATGTCTTCCAGGGCGGCGGGCTGCTGTATCAGTCGACGCTCTATGGCGAACCGCGCATGTACGGGCTGCGCCTGAAATACCGCTTCGGCGGCGAGTAA
- a CDS encoding FAD-binding protein produces MSNWDKEVDILVVGSGAGGLLAGLVGAHNRADVLIVEKADLWGGTSATSGGGIWIPRSDVAKAAGFEDNLDDAFTYLRALSADNVPDENIRAFVDNAAPMLRWVMANTPVQYMAFPYPDYHAENPGGSAQGYRTHLPLPISGKPLGNEVRSLRFASPAASLFGYINWHFTETSELLYRTKGWMKNLAVSMARYWLDLPFRLTSRKDRRLTLGNALTGGLRMALNDRGVPLWLNTPLIDLVREGDRVTGAIVEKDGKPYRIGVRQGVVLAAGGFDKNQTMRNANAPLYPTAQYSGGVTSNTGDSIRAGEAIGARTLNLQSAWAAPVFYVPGEDRGRLCTVERALPGCIMVNQSGKRYLNEAASYHIVGQQMARRDAEHGDANPSWMIFDHTYRHKFPMGPLYPLMPTFLHSKGVRSILKQGRSIEELARKIGVDPATLSETVARFNTHAAKGEDPEFHRGEAAYDKMYGDFRHVPNPCLRPLDKGPFYALPIYPGDIGTNGGLLTNAKAQVLDDTGEPITGLYAVGNNAASAMGESYPGAGVTIGPAMTSAYVAARHMTGANA; encoded by the coding sequence ATGAGTAATTGGGATAAGGAAGTCGATATCCTCGTGGTCGGGTCGGGCGCGGGCGGCCTGCTCGCGGGCCTGGTCGGTGCGCATAACCGTGCGGACGTGCTGATCGTGGAAAAGGCTGACCTTTGGGGCGGCACGTCTGCCACCTCGGGCGGCGGCATCTGGATTCCCCGCAGTGACGTCGCCAAGGCCGCGGGCTTTGAGGATAATCTGGACGACGCCTTCACCTACCTGCGGGCGCTCTCCGCCGACAATGTTCCGGACGAAAATATCCGCGCCTTCGTCGATAACGCAGCGCCCATGCTGCGCTGGGTCATGGCGAACACGCCGGTCCAATATATGGCCTTCCCCTATCCCGATTATCATGCGGAAAATCCGGGCGGCTCGGCCCAGGGCTACCGCACACACCTGCCCCTCCCGATCAGCGGCAAGCCGCTCGGCAACGAAGTCCGCTCCCTGCGCTTCGCCTCCCCTGCGGCCAGCCTGTTCGGCTACATCAACTGGCACTTCACCGAAACCAGCGAACTGCTCTACCGCACCAAGGGCTGGATGAAGAATCTCGCCGTAAGCATGGCGCGCTACTGGCTCGACCTTCCCTTCCGCCTCACCTCACGCAAGGACCGCCGACTGACGCTGGGCAATGCACTGACCGGCGGCCTGCGCATGGCGCTCAACGATCGAGGCGTGCCGCTCTGGCTGAACACGCCGCTCATCGACCTGGTACGCGAAGGCGACCGGGTGACGGGCGCTATCGTCGAAAAGGACGGCAAGCCCTACCGCATCGGCGTCCGCCAGGGCGTGGTGCTGGCAGCGGGCGGTTTCGACAAGAACCAGACGATGCGCAACGCCAACGCGCCGCTCTATCCCACTGCCCAATATTCGGGCGGCGTTACCAGCAATACCGGTGACAGCATCCGCGCGGGCGAGGCGATCGGCGCGCGTACGCTCAACCTGCAATCGGCTTGGGCCGCGCCGGTTTTCTACGTGCCGGGCGAAGATCGCGGGCGCCTCTGCACCGTCGAACGCGCGCTGCCGGGCTGCATCATGGTTAACCAGAGCGGCAAGCGTTACCTTAACGAGGCCGCCTCCTACCATATCGTCGGGCAGCAGATGGCGCGGCGCGATGCCGAACATGGCGACGCCAATCCCAGCTGGATGATTTTCGATCACACTTACCGCCACAAATTCCCGATGGGGCCGCTCTACCCGCTGATGCCCACCTTCCTGCATAGCAAGGGCGTGCGCAGCATCCTGAAGCAGGGCCGCTCGATCGAGGAATTGGCGCGCAAGATCGGCGTCGATCCCGCGACGCTGTCTGAAACGGTGGCCCGTTTCAACACCCATGCGGCCAAGGGCGAGGACCCCGAATTCCACCGGGGCGAGGCCGCCTACGATAAGATGTATGGCGATTTCCGCCACGTCCCCAACCCCTGCCTCCGGCCGCTGGACAAGGGGCCCTTCTACGCTCTGCCCATCTATCCGGGCGACATCGGCACTAATGGCGGCCTGCTGACCAACGCCAAGGCGCAGGTGCTCGACGACACGGGCGAACCCATCACCGGGCTCTATGCGGTCGGCAACAATGCTGCCTCAGCCATGGGTGAAAGCTACCCCGGCGCAGGCGTCACGATCGGACCCGCCATGACCTCCGCTTATGTGGCGGCCCGCCACATGACCGGCGCCAACGCATGA